Part of the Halopenitus persicus genome is shown below.
CAGGCGGGGCAGGTCGTCTACGATGCCTACCTCGCGTGGGCGGCGGGGTCGGCGCTGATCGGCGGTGCCGTCATCGTCTCGATCGTCTACTACCTGGCGGAGGAGCGCGTCGAGAACGGGCCGGTCGATCCGGTCCGGCTCATCGGGGGACTGCTCGCGGCCGCCGGCGTCATCCTGCTCGTGGCGACGTACCTGCTGGTGACGCTCGGCGTACCGGGACTCCCGCTGCCGGTCGGGGCCCTACTGCTGGTCGCCCTCGGGGCGGTGCTGCTCGGCGCCGACCGGCGGTGAGACCCGCCCGGCGTCAGTCCAGCTTTTAAGTCGACGCGGACCGACGACCGGGTAGGAACGTATGTCGGGGGATACGAACGCCGGAACCGGAGGCGACGGGCGACTCGAGACCCTTCGTCGTCGCGCGGTTCGGACCTGGGAGATGCTCCGTGGCTCCGACATCGCCGTCCGGCCGTTTCGCCCCGGCACGGACGGTCCCTTGGGGACGTTCACGCCGCCGGACGACGAGACCGAGGTCGATCGCTATTGGGTGAACGCCCCGTTCGCGTACGTCGTGGTGACCTACGACGACGAGGAGAGCGAACACCGGTATCACGCCGTCGAACCCGACCTCGACGCGTTCACTACGT
Proteins encoded:
- a CDS encoding DUF7549 family protein; amino-acid sequence: MVWVRSEYAGELAVVSAWLAALVPWNVTYASIPGYGSAVYLRYPFLEVQYLLGWAIDDRSFFLHSIPAAISNQAGQVVYDAYLAWAAGSALIGGAVIVSIVYYLAEERVENGPVDPVRLIGGLLAAAGVILLVATYLLVTLGVPGLPLPVGALLLVALGAVLLGADRR